From Antricoccus suffuscus, a single genomic window includes:
- a CDS encoding polysaccharide deacetylase family protein, which produces MNPKYSRRAVLSAAAIIAGAAACSRAVRHAATPSTSSTAPASSTPPATSSSSAPPSGGPSVEVANGPRTRQEVALTFHGSGDPALANELFAAVSDRGVPITVFAVGTWLAANPSMAKTITDHGYELANHTYTHPTLSNLDAAATTSEIAQCRDLLVKLSGAPGRYFRQSGAQHSTPLIRSIAGQLGYPVCLSYDVDSLDWTDPGVSVIHKQTATATGGSIVSMHLGHPGTISAMPGVLADLASRGLTPVTVSHLLRA; this is translated from the coding sequence ATGAACCCGAAGTACTCACGGCGTGCCGTGCTGTCTGCCGCCGCGATAATCGCTGGCGCCGCCGCGTGCAGCCGCGCCGTCCGGCACGCTGCGACACCGTCAACATCGTCGACCGCGCCGGCAAGTAGTACGCCGCCGGCAACTTCTTCCTCCAGCGCGCCTCCGTCCGGCGGCCCGTCGGTCGAAGTCGCCAACGGGCCGCGCACTCGGCAAGAGGTGGCCCTCACCTTCCACGGTTCCGGCGATCCCGCGCTCGCTAACGAGCTGTTCGCAGCCGTCAGTGACCGCGGTGTCCCGATCACCGTGTTCGCCGTGGGCACCTGGTTGGCAGCCAACCCGTCGATGGCCAAGACGATCACCGACCACGGTTACGAGTTGGCCAACCACACCTATACCCACCCGACGCTGTCCAACCTCGACGCGGCGGCGACCACCTCGGAGATCGCGCAGTGCCGCGACTTGCTGGTCAAGCTGTCGGGCGCACCAGGGCGCTATTTCCGACAGTCCGGCGCACAGCACTCAACTCCACTGATTCGCTCGATCGCCGGGCAGCTGGGTTATCCGGTGTGTCTGTCTTATGATGTGGACTCTTTGGATTGGACGGACCCGGGAGTCAGCGTGATTCACAAGCAGACCGCGACCGCGACCGGCGGATCCATAGTCAGCATGCATCTCGGTCACCCCGGGACTATCTCGGCTATGCCTGGGGTGCTTGCCGACCTCGCGTCGCGGGGTCTGACGCCGGTCACCGTGTCCCACCTGCTGCGCGCATGA